In the genome of Leptospira saintgironsiae, one region contains:
- a CDS encoding ExbD/TolR family protein, protein MAGQSSSGDGEEIGSINITPMVDVILVLLVIFMVTANFLKKESININLPKADAVDANLAKTVQVALSKDGKIFLEGNETDFPRLEAQLQRETKIRPNMRITLSADSSLPYGKIAETMGKIKKAGVHQIALSVKR, encoded by the coding sequence ATGGCAGGTCAAAGTTCTTCCGGCGACGGAGAAGAAATCGGCAGTATTAATATTACTCCGATGGTGGACGTAATTTTGGTTCTTTTGGTGATCTTCATGGTTACCGCGAACTTCTTAAAAAAAGAATCTATCAATATCAACCTTCCTAAAGCGGATGCAGTGGATGCGAATCTAGCCAAAACCGTTCAGGTGGCATTATCTAAAGATGGAAAAATATTCTTAGAAGGAAATGAAACAGATTTCCCAAGACTCGAAGCTCAATTGCAAAGAGAAACTAAGATCCGTCCTAATATGAGGATCACGTTATCCGCTGATTCTTCCCTTCCTTATGGAAAAATAGCAGAGACTATGGGAAAGATCAAAAAAGCGGGCGTGCACCAAATTGCATTATCAGTTAAAAGGTGA
- a CDS encoding UTP--glucose-1-phosphate uridylyltransferase, whose protein sequence is MDPLIAESEKLIREKMLREGLSQEFISDFISKIQEVRNGETGIVKWEEVGDLDSNKDEISLEKIESEYSGDPKFLKELVVIKLNGGLGTSMGLSGPKSLIEIKDGMSFLEVVCRQIEYIRQKYNLEVPLILMDSFSTQQESQEELKKIKFSQNYPTSFLQHKVPRLVVPELKPLEISKNNSEEWCPPGHGDIWFTLLETGLLDRLLENGYKVAFVSNGDNLGATVHPGILEYILKENLDFCMEMTPKTLADKKGGAIFRRVVSGEKKNLQLLETAQVPSDHMHEFEGLGKFRTFSTNNLWIRLDVLKEKLLAGDFKLSLIVNPKKVEGKEVLQLETAMGSAIQNFSNTKGLIIPRDRFAPVKKCEDYLVRRSDAYSLNPDFSVTMSEERKKAGLGELVISLDETYYKKVRDFTDRIQAIPSLVRCTSLKVEGDILFDKKVIIEGDVILVNPGPGQRKLSELGVDRISNDSLRFRFT, encoded by the coding sequence ATGGATCCGTTGATTGCTGAATCCGAAAAATTAATCAGAGAAAAAATGTTGAGAGAAGGACTTTCGCAAGAGTTCATCTCTGATTTTATTTCCAAGATCCAAGAAGTTCGTAACGGTGAAACTGGGATAGTTAAATGGGAAGAAGTTGGGGATCTGGACTCGAACAAAGACGAGATCTCTTTAGAAAAAATCGAATCCGAATATTCAGGTGATCCTAAATTTTTAAAAGAACTAGTGGTGATCAAATTGAACGGAGGCCTTGGAACCAGCATGGGGCTTTCCGGACCCAAATCCTTGATAGAGATCAAGGATGGAATGAGCTTCTTAGAAGTAGTCTGTAGACAAATAGAGTATATTCGACAAAAATATAATTTAGAAGTCCCTCTCATTCTGATGGATAGTTTTAGCACCCAGCAAGAGAGCCAAGAAGAGCTTAAAAAGATCAAATTCTCTCAAAATTATCCTACAAGTTTCTTGCAACATAAGGTTCCAAGACTGGTTGTTCCGGAACTAAAACCTCTGGAAATTTCTAAAAACAATTCAGAAGAATGGTGTCCTCCTGGCCACGGAGATATCTGGTTCACTCTTTTGGAAACGGGACTATTAGATCGACTTTTAGAAAATGGCTACAAGGTAGCATTCGTTTCTAATGGAGATAATCTAGGTGCAACTGTTCATCCTGGAATATTAGAATATATTCTGAAAGAAAATCTGGACTTCTGCATGGAGATGACTCCTAAAACACTCGCTGATAAAAAAGGCGGAGCGATTTTTAGAAGAGTCGTTAGCGGAGAAAAAAAGAACTTACAATTATTAGAAACTGCTCAGGTGCCTTCAGATCATATGCATGAGTTTGAGGGCTTAGGTAAATTTAGAACATTCTCCACAAATAATCTTTGGATACGATTAGATGTATTAAAAGAAAAATTACTCGCAGGGGATTTCAAACTATCTTTGATAGTGAATCCTAAAAAGGTAGAAGGGAAGGAAGTCCTACAGTTAGAGACAGCGATGGGATCCGCTATCCAAAACTTCTCCAATACAAAAGGTCTTATCATTCCACGAGATCGTTTCGCCCCTGTAAAAAAATGTGAAGACTACCTAGTCAGACGATCTGATGCATATTCTTTGAATCCAGACTTCTCTGTAACTATGTCGGAAGAAAGAAAGAAGGCAGGTCTTGGAGAATTAGTTATCTCCTTAGATGAAACATATTATAAGAAAGTAAGAGATTTTACTGATCGTATACAAGCCATCCCATCTTTAGTGCGCTGCACCTCCTTGAAAGTCGAAGGAGATATTTTGTTTGATAAGAAAGTAATTATAGAAGGAGATGTTATATTAGTAAATCCCGGACCAGGACAAAGAAAATTGTCCGAATTAGGTGTGGACCGAATCTCGAACGATAGTTTACGTTTCCGCTTTACATAA
- a CDS encoding LIC_20196 family exoprotein gives MQKRFVSVLFVLVLLFISPISALTPPPSLESQVNSSNFIALAKLSNVKESKISSNSISVTASVEILKSLKGGKELPQKFDIAFLIFPELFGKWLKAAPQEGDYILFLIKKKVKDSKGVESEVISLYEPHPYAFREYNKQLEENILSLTKN, from the coding sequence ATGCAAAAACGTTTCGTATCGGTCCTATTCGTACTGGTCCTATTATTCATCTCACCAATTTCAGCATTAACACCACCACCCAGTCTGGAATCTCAGGTGAATTCTTCTAACTTTATCGCCTTGGCAAAACTTTCCAATGTGAAAGAAAGTAAGATCTCTTCCAATTCCATTTCTGTCACAGCAAGTGTAGAAATTCTTAAATCTTTAAAAGGTGGAAAGGAACTCCCACAAAAATTTGATATAGCATTTTTGATCTTTCCAGAACTATTCGGGAAATGGTTAAAAGCAGCTCCTCAAGAAGGAGACTATATACTTTTTTTAATTAAGAAAAAAGTAAAGGATAGTAAAGGTGTAGAATCTGAGGTGATCAGCTTGTATGAACCACATCCTTACGCTTTCCGAGAATACAATAAACAACTAGAAGAAAATATTTTATCTCTTACCAAGAACTAA
- a CDS encoding energy transducer TonB — protein MNPTLEKVKTDVIQKLKELSLWEICVYGSLAFHLFLFLTYYYVTHKEKEFVDSEQLEMNVEVDIEDIPPELLGGETSPTHKDPNEWVEGANEEGKDPDPNEIKENEISGEGTDKDGFLFAFYGDKAPTPIIDFSLRDYFPENARAQGISDAMIYLEVQVDEKGNLINAKVIKSSIRGYGFEEAAVKVIRLARWSPGYAKGRPTRMNHRVPVHFELDDN, from the coding sequence ATGAATCCTACTCTGGAAAAAGTAAAGACTGACGTAATCCAAAAACTCAAAGAACTTTCTCTTTGGGAAATCTGTGTTTACGGATCACTTGCTTTTCACCTATTTCTGTTCTTAACTTATTACTACGTCACTCACAAAGAAAAGGAATTTGTAGATTCCGAACAATTGGAAATGAATGTAGAAGTTGATATCGAAGACATTCCTCCTGAATTACTAGGAGGAGAAACTTCTCCTACTCATAAAGATCCTAATGAATGGGTAGAAGGAGCCAACGAAGAAGGAAAAGATCCGGACCCGAACGAGATCAAAGAGAACGAGATCAGCGGAGAAGGTACTGATAAAGACGGATTTTTATTCGCTTTTTACGGAGACAAAGCCCCTACTCCAATCATTGATTTTTCTTTGAGAGATTATTTTCCTGAAAATGCACGTGCACAAGGAATCTCCGATGCAATGATCTACTTAGAAGTGCAAGTAGATGAGAAGGGAAATTTGATCAATGCAAAGGTAATCAAATCTTCTATTCGTGGATATGGTTTCGAAGAAGCAGCAGTTAAAGTAATTCGTTTAGCTCGCTGGAGCCCTGGTTATGCAAAGGGAAGACCCACTCGTATGAATCATAGAGTCCCGGTCCATTTCGAGCTGGACGATAACTAA
- a CDS encoding C1 family peptidase, giving the protein MKLNLRLLSALLLLLSATGLFSQTPPGLGMKQEPAELLASFKEANPNRISHRGLSSSVDLSQYMPPVGDQGQQSSCVAWSTAYATKSFQEYMERKDRGWKLSDSSGSPNYSNIFSPAFIYNQINGGRDNGSLISDAMRIVVEKGAAPWSSMPYNERDYLARPPQDAFNVAASYKAKEFLRIRQTDPNELKNQLALGRPVVAGIIVYENFMNLKGKEIYKEGVGKTYGGHAIAIVGYDDSKGAFKFINSWSTQWGDNGYGYIDYRWFTKVCQSAFVLVDDVAPATTTTTDTTTTTTPSTDVKPVPPEKVKPIAPKEIAATQGSFSDKIILTWASIPLAIGYEIHRKGPGDSSFSKVGLSQTNGFTDDGIQKDVAYSYKVATLTDTDSSDLSDGEAIGYAKTEEVKAPPKVVGVKASQGQYPNKIDLIWESISGVSDYYVYKWNSNQKKYLSVGRVKNTNYTDNAASKNGVTEFYVIAAIGNGKTGDASDAVSGFTMKAEAKPSKPFGLTATKGLYNSKIEVQWQKVSGASKYVVYRYDVSGLFGGGAWSKIGEEAKEAFIDEKLNGQYAFYAVAAVNKDGQSGPFSDYAYGYIDPNKHRAAKLPTPANLKGALDTKTGKISLKWDSVKGANEYYVYRKKRGASSWDFVSGTNEKTTNFTADVPEKEILYLYSVTSKTDLGGESDKATPVSAVLSQAKPAKVMRSFGGDSSLEKFKGPWTAMSWDGSKGVNQVLLEIESQDNVNYVVKFNKQKIFEGRYVENSPIIDKEGKFRIEIENAGDALQVTLKDNGIINQKATLNFLKE; this is encoded by the coding sequence ATGAAACTGAATTTGCGTTTATTATCCGCTTTATTACTCTTACTCTCCGCAACAGGCCTATTCTCTCAGACACCTCCTGGCCTGGGAATGAAACAAGAACCTGCGGAATTATTAGCTTCTTTCAAAGAAGCAAACCCGAATAGGATCTCTCATAGAGGACTTTCTTCCTCTGTGGATCTTTCCCAGTATATGCCTCCTGTGGGTGACCAAGGACAACAGAGTTCTTGTGTGGCTTGGTCCACTGCTTATGCTACCAAGTCTTTCCAAGAATATATGGAGAGAAAAGACAGAGGTTGGAAGTTAAGTGATTCTTCTGGAAGTCCGAATTATTCCAATATTTTTTCGCCGGCATTCATCTATAACCAAATCAATGGTGGAAGAGATAACGGATCTTTAATCTCAGATGCAATGCGCATAGTTGTAGAAAAAGGAGCAGCTCCTTGGTCTTCTATGCCTTATAACGAAAGAGATTATCTGGCACGTCCTCCTCAAGATGCCTTTAATGTGGCTGCTTCTTATAAAGCAAAAGAGTTCTTAAGGATCAGACAAACGGATCCAAACGAACTGAAAAACCAACTCGCTTTAGGAAGACCAGTTGTCGCTGGAATTATAGTTTATGAAAACTTTATGAATTTAAAAGGAAAAGAAATTTATAAAGAGGGCGTTGGTAAGACCTATGGAGGACATGCAATCGCAATCGTAGGTTACGATGATTCCAAGGGTGCGTTTAAATTTATCAACTCATGGTCAACACAGTGGGGAGATAATGGTTATGGTTATATCGATTACAGATGGTTCACTAAGGTTTGCCAATCTGCTTTCGTTCTCGTGGATGATGTGGCGCCTGCAACTACAACCACCACGGACACAACAACCACTACTACACCTTCAACAGATGTAAAACCTGTTCCACCTGAAAAAGTAAAACCAATAGCTCCAAAAGAGATCGCAGCTACACAAGGTTCATTTTCTGATAAAATCATTTTAACTTGGGCATCTATTCCACTTGCGATCGGATATGAGATCCACAGAAAAGGTCCGGGAGATTCTTCTTTTTCTAAGGTGGGACTTTCTCAAACGAATGGATTCACAGACGATGGGATCCAAAAGGATGTCGCTTATTCCTATAAGGTTGCTACTCTAACTGACACTGACTCTTCTGATCTATCTGATGGAGAAGCAATCGGTTACGCAAAAACGGAAGAAGTTAAAGCTCCTCCTAAAGTTGTAGGAGTTAAAGCAAGCCAAGGCCAGTATCCAAATAAGATCGATCTTATTTGGGAATCCATCAGCGGAGTTTCTGATTACTATGTATACAAGTGGAACTCCAACCAGAAAAAATATCTCTCCGTTGGAAGAGTAAAGAACACGAATTACACTGACAATGCCGCTTCTAAGAACGGAGTGACTGAGTTTTATGTAATCGCTGCAATCGGTAATGGTAAAACTGGAGATGCTTCCGATGCAGTCTCAGGATTTACCATGAAGGCAGAGGCTAAACCTTCTAAACCTTTCGGACTTACAGCTACAAAAGGATTATATAATAGTAAAATAGAAGTACAATGGCAGAAGGTTTCAGGCGCTTCTAAATATGTAGTCTACCGTTATGATGTAAGCGGATTATTTGGAGGAGGTGCTTGGTCCAAAATTGGAGAGGAAGCAAAAGAAGCATTCATTGACGAAAAACTCAATGGCCAATATGCATTCTATGCTGTAGCAGCAGTGAACAAGGACGGACAATCCGGACCATTCTCCGATTATGCTTACGGATACATAGATCCAAACAAACATAGAGCTGCAAAACTTCCTACCCCAGCAAATCTGAAGGGGGCTCTTGATACCAAAACAGGAAAAATCTCTTTGAAGTGGGACTCAGTAAAAGGAGCCAACGAATACTATGTATATCGTAAAAAAAGAGGAGCTTCTTCTTGGGATTTCGTTTCCGGAACAAATGAGAAGACTACAAACTTCACTGCAGATGTTCCTGAAAAAGAAATTTTGTATCTATACTCGGTAACTTCGAAAACAGATTTGGGAGGAGAAAGTGATAAGGCCACTCCAGTCTCCGCAGTTCTTTCCCAAGCAAAGCCTGCAAAGGTAATGCGTTCCTTCGGTGGAGATTCTAGTTTAGAAAAATTTAAAGGACCTTGGACTGCTATGTCTTGGGACGGTTCCAAAGGTGTGAACCAAGTTCTTCTCGAGATTGAAAGCCAAGACAATGTGAACTATGTTGTGAAGTTCAATAAGCAGAAAATTTTCGAAGGAAGATACGTGGAGAATAGCCCGATCATCGACAAAGAAGGTAAATTCCGAATTGAGATCGAAAATGCGGGAGATGCTTTACAAGTGACTCTGAAAGATAACGGGATCATCAATCAGAAGGCGACGTTGAACTTTCTGAAAGAATAG
- a CDS encoding EAL domain-containing protein yields MTDAYNLKLRSFDMGDLEQFKTVFINENRGKPIFLLRFQNISTVSLVEFIQLIPQRISDIEPSHRELFRYYAYGDKKNLLIGVAPLDNAGPISLANFDAAMGRFHDQAIRTGALNFDFGIGRTQCNFISYVEEIFRELETSSLKNLKDNLVRWSWTYLNRVNDYFASERADAVIQPIIHYNHRDHTFSMKGGEVFVGGEAYAGYADLIRDIPHDQDLNRIELLILEKLIMSCNGSPGLLKFNISPQTLIDTFDTDEKVTRFHELLLKQNLNPQNVRMELIEKPYEEGEATLKSVCRRFWNFGISFAADDFGVKSQSHQVVLDLGEMIKEFKLDPISFKFKADQDLTKFLDNLAFIDYCRRLSDNREAIITAEALEDIDSLNFLITHQVYYFQANLFCRKIWIQDYQERFKEMQKLPETAVTKVLSSPELTQRLKEVGNIFVLAKEVDLF; encoded by the coding sequence ATGACCGATGCTTATAACTTAAAATTAAGATCCTTCGATATGGGGGATCTCGAACAGTTTAAGACGGTATTCATCAATGAAAATCGAGGAAAGCCAATCTTCCTCCTCAGATTTCAAAATATTTCCACAGTTTCTTTAGTAGAATTCATACAATTGATCCCTCAGAGGATCTCAGATATAGAGCCTTCTCATCGCGAACTATTTCGTTATTATGCCTACGGTGATAAAAAGAATCTACTGATCGGTGTGGCTCCTTTAGATAATGCAGGGCCTATCAGTCTCGCTAATTTTGATGCTGCCATGGGAAGATTCCATGATCAAGCAATTCGAACCGGAGCTCTCAATTTTGATTTCGGTATCGGAAGAACTCAGTGCAATTTTATTTCCTACGTAGAAGAGATCTTCAGAGAGCTGGAAACTTCTTCTTTAAAAAATCTAAAAGACAATTTGGTTCGTTGGAGCTGGACTTATCTGAATCGTGTAAACGATTACTTTGCTAGCGAACGTGCAGATGCGGTCATCCAGCCGATCATTCATTATAATCATAGGGATCATACTTTCTCCATGAAAGGTGGGGAAGTTTTCGTAGGTGGAGAGGCATACGCAGGCTACGCGGACCTTATTCGTGATATTCCTCATGACCAAGATCTTAACAGAATAGAACTTCTGATCTTAGAGAAGTTGATCATGTCTTGTAATGGTTCTCCTGGACTTTTGAAATTTAATATCTCTCCTCAAACTTTAATCGATACATTCGATACGGATGAGAAGGTCACCCGCTTTCATGAACTTCTTCTGAAACAAAACCTGAATCCTCAAAATGTTCGTATGGAGCTGATCGAAAAACCGTATGAGGAAGGAGAGGCGACTCTCAAATCTGTATGCAGAAGGTTCTGGAATTTCGGGATCAGTTTTGCTGCGGACGACTTCGGAGTAAAAAGCCAAAGTCACCAAGTCGTTTTGGATTTAGGAGAGATGATCAAAGAATTTAAACTGGATCCAATCAGTTTTAAATTCAAAGCGGACCAGGATTTGACTAAATTCTTGGATAACCTTGCATTCATAGATTATTGCAGAAGACTTTCAGATAACAGGGAAGCTATCATCACTGCGGAAGCATTGGAAGATATTGATTCCTTAAACTTCCTAATCACTCACCAAGTGTACTATTTCCAAGCAAATCTATTCTGTAGAAAAATCTGGATCCAAGATTATCAGGAACGTTTTAAAGAAATGCAAAAACTTCCTGAAACAGCGGTCACTAAAGTGTTAAGTTCGCCTGAGTTAACGCAGAGATTGAAAGAAGTCGGAAATATTTTTGTTCTAGCTAAAGAAGTAGATCTGTTTTAA
- a CDS encoding TonB-dependent receptor plug domain-containing protein, with amino-acid sequence MKLKKVLIKIAFLAAIAPLDVFAEVTFKARLFSRQKNQGEAKTQVLLFETKKIYRTDAEGYFDAVVPSPGIYTFRILKVEDMQDIKGNVEASGQTVTLYTDAGSDASVGSPKAKAPKGTITVAAERDKPILSRTTIKYEEIKRMPGTFGEPLRALETIPGVVPSAAFGGGANNYVIRGSDPNSNLYLVDDLPILYPFHFDGLSAVVNANLIKSIDVYTGVFPANFNNALGGVIHIDTVDKVDKSQKNLIISAWSSSISYMSPTFGGKGYLIASARVGYLDRFVQGLTSALGADFPEGLRLPRFVDSQVKFVHNFNEHHQVSFHSFYSKDDFAANLPAKYQNDPANDSTAAFAGASISSGQGFRTQALRYTWKPIDTFSNRVTLISYDPFTDFNVSFGSIQGKNRASGAYNGIRQDAFWDPNKYFSAEFGTEYRLLNYYSTGSSIIQSDPNNLSPNPYDTQSPDFTTIPTNITAKGSYYNGYLTTKIRLGNLHIEPGARYDYIPYVNNSALGPRAQASYKFEGIGKGTTIFGGGGNFFRFPLDTRFNKDSGNPHLDFEKVFKYGGGIEQLLEGDYQIKGEIFKQEYSSLIVDDPYITEPIGTNPDPYSRIAQPFIANKKLNYSNSGTGWSRGYELVLRKNSRPGTRNWFGWITYTWSQTFRNNNIFTPDAGAAPLSAQETQIAAEFYKNSKETLYDYDRTHVINMVFGWRWSQEWQFGARWSYLTSRPFTPIVGDDGGRFSNPANGQTYWVPQYANNPALGEYINSRRLKPYHRLDIRFDRFFNYEWGYVNTFLEIVNVYLRENVGGEDFDNTKPYSKTNPSPSPTFGTIPLPGGVIIPFFNVGIEVKF; translated from the coding sequence ATGAAGTTAAAAAAAGTTCTGATCAAAATCGCTTTTCTCGCGGCAATCGCTCCATTGGATGTGTTTGCAGAAGTAACTTTTAAAGCTAGGTTATTCTCCAGACAAAAAAACCAAGGAGAAGCTAAAACCCAGGTTTTACTTTTCGAAACTAAAAAGATCTATAGAACAGATGCAGAAGGTTATTTTGATGCTGTAGTACCTTCTCCAGGTATTTATACTTTCCGTATCTTAAAAGTAGAAGATATGCAGGATATCAAAGGTAACGTAGAAGCTTCTGGCCAAACGGTTACTCTTTATACGGATGCCGGTTCGGACGCTTCTGTAGGGTCTCCTAAAGCAAAAGCGCCTAAGGGCACAATCACAGTTGCTGCAGAAAGAGATAAACCTATTCTTTCCAGAACTACGATCAAATACGAAGAGATCAAAAGGATGCCAGGAACTTTCGGGGAACCGTTACGCGCGTTGGAAACAATTCCAGGTGTGGTCCCTTCTGCAGCATTTGGTGGTGGAGCAAACAATTATGTGATCCGGGGTTCCGATCCGAACTCGAACTTATATTTAGTGGATGATCTTCCTATTTTGTATCCATTCCACTTTGATGGATTGAGTGCAGTGGTAAACGCTAACTTGATCAAATCAATCGACGTGTATACAGGTGTATTCCCTGCAAACTTCAATAACGCGTTGGGCGGGGTCATTCATATCGATACTGTAGATAAGGTAGACAAGTCTCAGAAAAACCTGATCATCTCCGCTTGGTCCAGTAGTATCAGTTATATGAGCCCTACTTTCGGCGGGAAAGGTTATTTAATTGCTTCTGCTCGTGTAGGATACTTGGACAGATTTGTACAAGGTTTGACTTCTGCATTAGGGGCCGACTTTCCAGAAGGTTTAAGACTTCCAAGATTCGTAGATTCTCAAGTAAAGTTTGTTCATAATTTTAATGAACATCATCAGGTCTCTTTTCATTCATTCTATTCTAAAGATGATTTTGCAGCGAACCTTCCTGCTAAATATCAGAATGACCCCGCGAACGATTCGACTGCTGCATTTGCGGGTGCGAGCATTTCTTCAGGACAAGGATTCAGGACCCAAGCATTACGTTATACTTGGAAACCAATTGATACATTCTCAAATCGTGTAACACTTATCAGTTACGATCCGTTTACTGATTTTAATGTCTCTTTCGGTTCTATACAAGGAAAGAACAGAGCAAGCGGTGCCTATAACGGTATACGTCAGGATGCTTTCTGGGACCCGAATAAATATTTTAGTGCTGAGTTCGGAACAGAATATAGATTATTAAATTATTATTCTACCGGTTCTAGTATCATACAATCAGATCCGAACAATCTAAGTCCGAACCCTTATGATACTCAAAGCCCTGACTTCACTACTATTCCTACAAATATCACTGCTAAAGGATCCTATTATAATGGATATCTTACAACTAAGATCCGTTTAGGAAATTTGCATATTGAACCGGGAGCACGTTACGATTATATTCCTTACGTAAACAATAGTGCACTCGGCCCAAGAGCTCAGGCATCTTATAAGTTTGAAGGTATAGGAAAAGGAACTACTATCTTTGGAGGTGGAGGTAATTTCTTCCGCTTCCCTCTCGACACCAGATTTAATAAGGACAGTGGAAACCCTCACTTGGATTTTGAAAAAGTATTCAAGTATGGTGGGGGTATAGAACAATTATTAGAAGGTGATTACCAGATCAAAGGAGAGATCTTTAAACAAGAATACTCCAGCTTGATCGTGGATGACCCCTATATCACCGAGCCTATCGGAACAAATCCAGATCCATATTCTAGGATCGCTCAACCTTTTATCGCAAACAAAAAGTTGAACTACTCCAATAGTGGGACCGGTTGGTCCAGAGGTTACGAATTAGTACTTCGTAAGAATTCACGCCCTGGAACTAGGAACTGGTTCGGTTGGATTACCTACACTTGGTCCCAAACATTCAGAAATAATAATATATTCACACCTGATGCTGGTGCTGCCCCTTTATCCGCTCAAGAGACCCAGATCGCCGCAGAGTTTTATAAGAATTCTAAAGAGACATTATACGACTATGACAGGACCCATGTGATCAATATGGTCTTTGGTTGGAGATGGAGCCAAGAGTGGCAGTTCGGCGCCAGATGGTCCTACCTAACAAGTAGGCCGTTTACGCCAATTGTAGGGGATGATGGAGGAAGGTTCAGTAACCCTGCAAATGGCCAAACCTATTGGGTGCCTCAATATGCCAATAACCCGGCCCTTGGAGAATATATCAATAGTCGTAGATTAAAGCCTTATCATCGACTTGACATCCGTTTCGATAGATTTTTCAATTATGAATGGGGGTATGTGAATACCTTCCTGGAGATAGTAAACGTATACCTAAGAGAGAACGTGGGTGGAGAAGATTTCGACAATACGAAACCTTATTCCAAAACGAACCCAAGTCCTAGCCCGACATTTGGAACAATTCCTTTGCCAGGTGGTGTGATCATTCCGTTCTTTAACGTAGGTATCGAGGTTAAGTTCTAA
- a CDS encoding MotA/TolQ/ExbB proton channel family protein, producing MSFENAIGYMETAIFVIMAIASVLAVAVVVERAIIFVKNTKDSSFVLPEIIQTARKGDLSGAPKFSENYPENVYARFADFSSEHSKGGKESLGELMEGKMIGERVGFETRLSILNTLGNNAPFIGLLGTVFGVISAFYKLGTLGNAAGEVVMRTISQALLATAVGLAVAIPVVMANNYFTRKLKIIQSNLEILSKEFLASLSRKG from the coding sequence ATGAGTTTTGAAAATGCTATTGGGTACATGGAAACTGCGATCTTTGTGATCATGGCGATCGCGAGTGTTCTTGCTGTAGCCGTTGTAGTTGAAAGAGCGATCATATTCGTTAAAAATACGAAAGACTCCTCCTTCGTATTACCTGAAATCATCCAAACCGCAAGAAAGGGAGATCTTTCCGGAGCTCCTAAATTTTCAGAAAATTATCCAGAGAATGTTTACGCAAGATTCGCGGACTTCTCCTCCGAACATTCCAAAGGTGGAAAAGAAAGCCTGGGTGAATTGATGGAAGGAAAGATGATCGGAGAAAGAGTCGGCTTCGAAACAAGACTTTCTATCCTAAACACATTAGGAAACAACGCTCCATTTATCGGACTATTAGGAACAGTATTCGGAGTAATCAGCGCATTCTATAAATTAGGAACTTTAGGGAACGCAGCAGGAGAAGTGGTAATGAGAACCATTTCACAAGCACTACTCGCAACTGCAGTTGGTTTAGCTGTAGCGATCCCGGTGGTAATGGCGAATAATTACTTCACCAGAAAATTGAAAATCATCCAATCCAATCTGGAAATTCTTTCCAAAGAATTTTTAGCAAGCCTGTCTCGGAAAGGTTAA
- a CDS encoding CsgG/HfaB family protein — translation MKIRIFLFSVIILFVSCTSSGEVKKKAKDPNAGVATIASELRYQFLSSLKAQGGKLPARLAILNIINEDGSNSQLGRLVTDRLGKELFDPKTFQLLERDRLNRVIGEQDFQASGLVLNDQIVSIGKLSGAEYLALGQLVFQDQEFLLNIRIVSLGGVICATADIVFDSDNETYSKYKESVK, via the coding sequence ATGAAAATCCGAATCTTCCTATTTTCAGTTATAATATTATTCGTATCTTGCACTTCTTCCGGCGAGGTCAAAAAAAAAGCAAAAGATCCGAATGCAGGAGTGGCAACGATTGCCTCCGAGCTTAGATATCAATTTTTGTCTTCTCTCAAAGCACAAGGAGGGAAACTACCTGCAAGACTCGCCATCTTGAATATAATTAACGAAGACGGGAGCAACTCCCAATTAGGAAGGTTAGTTACTGACCGACTTGGAAAAGAATTATTTGATCCTAAAACATTCCAATTGCTGGAAAGAGATAGGTTGAATCGAGTCATAGGGGAGCAGGACTTTCAAGCAAGCGGACTTGTGTTGAACGATCAGATTGTTTCTATAGGAAAACTTTCGGGGGCAGAATATTTGGCCTTAGGACAACTTGTTTTCCAAGACCAAGAATTTTTACTCAATATCAGGATTGTTTCCTTGGGTGGAGTGATCTGCGCTACTGCGGATATTGTATTCGATTCGGACAACGAGACCTACTCTAAATATAAGGAATCCGTTAAATAA